One window of the Pedobacter ginsengisoli genome contains the following:
- the trxA gene encoding thioredoxin, whose amino-acid sequence MALEITDANFEEVVLKSDKPVLVDFWAEWCGPCRMVGPSVDEISKEYEGKAIVGKVNVDNNPQISTQFGIRNIPALLYFKDGQVVDKQVGAVPKSVLAQKLDKQL is encoded by the coding sequence ATGGCTTTGGAAATTACAGATGCAAACTTCGAGGAAGTTGTGTTAAAATCAGATAAACCCGTTTTGGTTGATTTTTGGGCAGAATGGTGTGGTCCATGTCGTATGGTGGGACCATCTGTAGATGAGATCTCAAAAGAGTACGAAGGAAAAGCAATAGTGGGTAAAGTGAATGTAGACAACAACCCTCAAATTTCAACTCAATTCGGAATCCGCAACATTCCTGCATTGTTGTATTTTAAAGACGGACAGGTTGTTGATAAGCAAGTTGGTGCAGTTCCAAAATCTGTATTAGCACAGAAATTAGATAAACAATTGTAG